Proteins encoded within one genomic window of Gasterosteus aculeatus chromosome 18, fGasAcu3.hap1.1, whole genome shotgun sequence:
- the tnfrsf21 gene encoding tumor necrosis factor receptor superfamily member 21, translating into MWPPRVSAVLLCSLMVDISARVLTTIGPADHSTLSPRHYQHTDPDSGTQLVCDKCPAGTHVSAHCTPAAVRECSRCPEGTFTRGENGMQKCHPCRAACPAGFIEKAICRPIQDRVCACPPNSFLSGDACKAHSLCPPGTRVKRRGSETEDALCKPCPKGTFSDVESSMTKCRTHTDCKAQGLVPITPGTKETDNVCGAPSSSSLPASTTMLLGPEQAVLVHEPMTSLSAPSSSLNGPAHKGTYSQSAAIQLRGSLGGGDHPAEGPLSRLSTPTPTNHDSPRVPQQNTDLEHRLGQPIFDPVPGSNKKAADSMEGAEIVRVGVSKVAGQGSGGGGTGVSGYYRPTRRGSPRPSTHDHFDINEHLPWMIVLLLLLVLVVIVICSVKRSSRVLKKGPVQDPSSIIEKAIQKKAAAPPTQLKEKWIYYSNGQGVDILKVVAAHVGTQWVDIYQSLANATEREVAAFSNGYSSDHERAYAALQHWTIRDGDANLAKLINGLHRQRRIDVVEKIRCVMEDNPQFDINQLMTSVNVNQSVSIPNKPLGSPSSVGSGGSAGGVSGAAVEPSPVDRTKGFYPDESEPLLRCDSTSSKDSALSRNGSFITKEKKDTVLRQVRLDPCDLQPIFDDMLHILNPEELHVIEEIPAAEDRLDQLFEIAGVKSQEASQTLLDSVYSHLPDLL; encoded by the exons CTCTTATGTTCATTGATGGTCGACATCTCAGCTCGGGTTTTGACCACCATCGGCCCAGCTGACCATTCGACCCTCTCACCCCGCCACTATCAGCACACCGACCCTGACTCGGGCACCCAGCTGGTCTGTGACAAGTGCCCGGCAGGCACCCACGTGTCGGCCCACTGCACCCCGGCGGCCGTGAGGGAGTGCAGCCGCTGCCCCGAAGGCACCTTCACGCGTGGCGAGAACGGGATGCAGAAATGCCATCCTTGTCGAGCTGCGTGCCCTGCAGGCTTCATCGAGAAAGCCATCTGCAGGCCCATCCAGGACAGAGTCTGCGCGTGTCCCCCCAACAGCTTTCTGTCGGGGGATGCGTGTAAAGCCCACTCGCTGTGCCCGCCAGGGACCAGGGTGAAAAGACGGGGCAGTGAAACCGAGGATGCGCTCTGCAAGCCGTGCCCCAAAGGGACTTTCTCAGATGTGGAGTCGAGCATGACGAAGTGTCGCACTCACACGGACTGCAAAGCTCAGGGTCTGGTGCCGATAACCCCGGGGACCAAAGAGACTGATAATGTCTGCGGAGccccttcctcttcatctttgcCTGCCTCTACAACCATGCTACTGGGGCCGGAACAGGCTGTTCTTGTACATGAACCCATGACTTCCTTATCCGCTCCTTCGTCATCCCTGAATGGACCTGCCCATAAAG GCACCTACAGCCAGTCAGCAGCCATTCAACTGAGGGGAAGCCTTGGTGGGGGAGACCACCCCGCAGAGGGGCCACTCAGCAGGTTAAGCACTCCCACCCCAACCAATCACGATTCCCCGCGGGTTCCACAGCAAAACACGGACCTCGAACACAGACTCGGGCAACCCATCTTTGACCCTGTGCCAGGCTCCAACAAAAAGGCGGCAGATAGTATGGAGGGAGCAGAGATAGTCAGAGTCGGTGTCAGTAAGGTCGCCGGCCAGGGGAGCGGCGGTGGGGGGACTGGTGTGTCTGGCTACTACAGGCCCACTCGCAGGGGATCCCCGAGGCCCAGCACCCACGACCACTTTGACATCAACGAGCACCTCCCGTGGATGatagtgctgctgctgctgctggtgctggtggtaATCGTCATCTGCAGCGTGAAGCGGAGCTCCCGCGTGCTGAAGAAGGGCCCCGTGCAGGACCCCAGCAGCATCATCGAGAAGGCCATTCAGAAGAAAGCAGCTGCGCCTCCAACGCAGCTCAAAGAGAAGTGGATCTACTACTCCAACGGACAgg GGGTGGATATCCTGAAGGTGGTGGCGGCCCACGTGGGCACCCAGTGGGTCGACATCTATCAGTCGCTGGCCAACGCCACGGAGAGGGAGGTGGCCGCCTTCTCCAACGGCTACTCGTCGGACCACGAGCGGGCGTACGCCGCGCTGCAGCACTGGACCATCCGAGACGGCGACGCCAACCTGGCCAAGCTGATCAACGGCCTGCACAGACAGCGGCGCATCGACGTGGTGGAGAAGATCCGCTGTGTCATGGAGGACAACCCACAG TTTGACATCAACCAGCTGATGACCTCAGTGAATGTAAACCAAAGCGTCAGCATCCCCAACAAGCCGCTCGGCTCTCCCAGCAGCGTCGGCAGCGGCGGCAGCGCTGGCGGGGTCAGCGGCGCGGCGGTGGAGCCGTCCCCGGTGGACCGCACCAAGGGGTTCTACCCCGACGAATCGGAGCCCCTGCTCCGCTGTGACTCCACCTCCAGCAAAGACTCCGCCCTCAGCAGGAATGGCTCCTTTATTACCAAAG AGAAGAAAGACACCGTGCTCCGACAGGTTCGTCTGGACCCGTGTGACCTGCAGCCCATCTTTGACGACATGCTGCACATCCTGAACCCGGAGGAGCTGCACGTCATCGAGGAGATCCCAGCTGCCGAGGATCGGCTGGACCAGCTGTTTGAGATCGCCGGGGTCAAAAGTCAAGAGGCCAGTCAGACACTGCTGGACTCCGTCTACAGCCACCTCCCTGACCTGTTATAG